The following are from one region of the Magallana gigas chromosome 4, xbMagGiga1.1, whole genome shotgun sequence genome:
- the LOC105344935 gene encoding uncharacterized protein isoform X7, translating into MDVRGEGRRGTVHGSQLYVVSDGGRLSRRIDEPISKQRLSTLLSATLKAKEEEKKNMLRRLQTVSRVVGRVCALQKIVMQRNANDTVYQSQLKDIGSSPVNEKNTYGANRIDVSYFKANRQMRMSQRGLQILSKPSDQRTTDDIRYATNALRNVKYIAEFPLRIQESLARVGYVECYEPKRFIVKEGGAPENAYIVLYGSIVTAILDDHKLSATSIDVLIKRGQPFGEIGVFKNQRRGGSNITNEYTEVLRIPAEEYKKIFMGGVQTNPVNDPFLMKFGFLRHWPLKCLKEEPGKYFVTYFQRNVILTRNSNKSDWIYLVKEGSLRVLKRLEKVKPIVSKRSGEYTMTAHPSGYFSFLSRTEDFDRYVSYHDIRLPSPLHMETDYGDEYGDPNYTPGTPRHKKSQSLVKRLDSVLRPHTTGRMIITPGSERLTSADQSPRSTVSDSPASKSPKTQASESSREKTDSPVLSSITEGELATDGKKRIGLKTIFTDLDVGAKTTEDLRPRQVRISPMMEENDVPLPETDKETEWVHVQTLTKDQTFGLQYVMFEKENKPQPSFVVISNGAEVVQISRSLFISKLDFNARERLRSEVSPYPTDDELQSNLTTRVNWEAYKDIVLHQIICDKNKRRPSSQLKFRPIKFNLSKHTLAKSVYS; encoded by the exons ATGGACGTGAGAGGTGAAGGTCGTCGGGGCACGGTCCACGGCAGTCAGCTGTATGTGGTCAGTGACGGGGGAAGGCTGTCCCGGCGGATAGACGAACCAATCTCAAAGCAACGACTCAGTACCCTACTGTCAGCCACACTGAAAGCAAAGGAAGAGGAGAAAAAG AATATGTTAAGGAGGCTACAGACTGTCAGCAGAGTTGTCGGCCGTGTTTGTGCGCTGCAGAAGATCGTAATGCAGCGGAA TGCCAATGACACTGTGTATCAGTCCCAGCTGAAGGATATCGGGAGTTCCCCCGTGAACGAGAAGAATACGTACGGAGCCAACAGGATAGACGTATCCTACTTCAAGGCCAACCGACAG ATGAGGATGTCACAAAGAGGTCTACAAATTTTATCCAAACCGTCAGACCAGAGGACGACCGATGACATCCGATAT gCAACCAACGCCCTCCGGAATGTGAAGTACATCGCCGAGTTTCCTCTAAGAATCCAGGAATCCTTGGCTCGGGTAGGCTACGTTGAGTGTTACGAGCCCAAGCGCTTCATAGTGAAAGAGGGCGGGGCGCCGGAAAACGCCTACATCGTTCTGTATGGCTCCA ttgttACCGCCATTTTGGATGACCACAAGTTATCAGCTACATCTATAGATGTGCTTATTAAACGAGGACAGCCATTTGGG GAAATAGGAGTATTCAAAAATCAAAGAAGAGGCGGATCAAACATTACGAATGAATACACAGAAGTTCTGAGAATTCCTGCAGAG GAATACAAGAAGATATTCATGGGCGGCGTACAAACTAACCCAGTAAACGATCCATTCCTTAT GAAATTTGGGTTTCTACGACACTGGccattaaaatgtttgaaagaGGAACCTGGAAAATACTTTGTTACATATTTTCA acgaaATGTGATTTTAACGAGAAATAGTAATAAATCGGACTGGATTTACTTAGTTAAAGAG GGATCTCTTAGGGTTCTAAAAAGACTCGAAAAGGTGAAACCCATTGTCAGCAAACGTTCCGGGGAATACACAATGACAGCGCATCCTAGTGGGTATTTTTCGTTTCTTAGTCGAACCGAGGATTTCGACCGTTACGTCAGTTACCATGACATCCGTCTTCCGTCACCCCTTCACATGGAAACAGACTACGGTGACGAATACGGTGACCCCAATTATACTCCGGGAACCCCGCGGCACAAAAAGTCGCAGTCGTTAGTGAAACGCTTGGACAGTGTTCTCCGACCACACACGACCGGAAGGATGATCATCACGCCCGGAAGTGAACGATTGACGTCTGCTGACCAATCACCAAGGTCGACAGTTAGTGATAGTCCCGCCTCAAAAAGTCCTAAG actcaAGCTTCTGAATCAAGCAGAGAAAAAACAGATTCTCCCGTTTTATCAAGTATAACAGAAGGAGAAT TAGCCACAGACGGTAAGAAGCGGATAGGATTAAAGACAATCTTCACAGATCTTGATGTTGGTGCCAAAACG ACAGAAGATCTGAGACCTCGTCAAGTGAGAATTAGTCCTATGATGGAA GAAAACGATGTGCCATTACCAGAGACGGACAAAGAAACGGAGTGGGTCCATGTTCAAACCTTGACAAAGGACCAAACGTTT GGTCTACAATATGTGATGTTTGAAAAGGAAAACAAACCACAACCAAGTTTTGTTGTCATTAGCAACGGAGCAGAGGTGGTTCAAATCAGTCGCTCCTTGTTTATTTCGAAACTTGATTTTAATGCCAGAGAGAGGCTTCGAAGCGAG GTGTCGCCATATCCGACAGACGATGAACTACAGAGCAATCTTACCACACGGGTTAACTGGGAGGCTTATAAGGACATTGTGTTACACCAGATCATCTGTGACAAAAACAAACGCAGGCCATCGTCTCAGCTCAAATTTAGACCAATAAAATTCAATCTTTCAAAACATACCTTGGCAAAGTCTGTGTACTCAtag
- the LOC105344935 gene encoding uncharacterized protein isoform X4 — MSSLSEKKVPYFVRQPTELNVAKRQDSRLPSVQSKRSKKEERSISAKSNSAAASSDKRFRPSSDGFQWRRSSSLTNWSLPVPRPDTHSGHRLTVKNLIFHRKSTGSDRRVHFKHDLYSNSRTPSPCSTLEDFEVHRPRFQAISGPKRFSEGDVLEARHQQSLDAADKKSHLNKFRNVTKATIFRDTAQSLSNRLKGRRISEIDEQLTMDVRGEGRRGTVHGSQLYVVSDGGRLSRRIDEPISKQRLSTLLSATLKAKEEEKKNMLRRLQTVSRVVGRVCALQKIVMQRNANDTVYQSQLKDIGSSPVNEKNTYGANRIDVSYFKANRQMRMSQRGLQILSKPSDQRTTDDIRYATNALRNVKYIAEFPLRIQESLARVGYVECYEPKRFIVKEGGAPENAYIVLYGSIVTAILDDHKLSATSIDVLIKRGQPFGEIGVFKNQRRGGSNITNEYTEVLRIPAEEYKKIFMGGVQTNPVNDPFLMKFGFLRHWPLKCLKEEPGKYFVTYFQRNVILTRNSNKSDWIYLVKEGSLRVLKRLEKVKPIVSKRSGEYTMTAHPSGYFSFLSRTEDFDRYVSYHDIRLPSPLHMETDYGDEYGDPNYTPGTPRHKKSQSLVKRLDSVLRPHTTGRMIITPGSERLTSADQSPRSTVSDSPASKSPKTQASESSREKTDSPVLSSITEGELATDGKKRIGLKTIFTDLDVGAKTTEDLRPRQVRISPMMEENDVPLPETDKETEWVHVQTLTKDQTFGLQYVMFEKENKPQPSFVVISNGAEVVQISRSLFISKLDFNARERLRSEVSPYPTDDELQSNLTTRVNWEAYKDIVLHQIICDKNKRRPSSQLKFRPIKFNLSKHTLAKSVYS; from the exons atgtcTTCTTTGAGTGAAAAGAAAGTTCCTTATTTTGTCCGTCAACCAACGGAGCTAAATGTAGCAAAACGTCAAGACAGCAGACTGCCATCCGTCCAATCAAAACGTTCGAAAAAAGAGGAGCGGTCCATCAGCGCTAAATCAAACTCCGCCGCGGCGTCCAGCGACAAAAGATTTCGGCCATCCTCGGACGGTTTTCAATGGAGGAGAAGTTCCTCCCTCACTAACTGGTCTCTCCCTGTCCCTCGGCCCGATACACACAGCGGGCACCGACTGACCGtcaaaaacttgatttttcacAGAAAAAGTACGGGAAGTGACAGAAGAGTGCACTTCAAACATGATCTGTACTCAAATTCGAGAACCCCTAGCCCGTGTAGCACACTGGAGGATTTCGAAG TCCACCGGCCCAGATTCCAAGCCATTTCCGGTCCCAAGAGGTTCTCCGAGGGCGATGTTCTGGAGGCCCGTCATCAGCAGTCGTTAGACGCGGCGGACAAGAAGAGTCATCTCAACAAGTTCAGGAATGTAACCAAAGCAACCATTTTCAG AGACACTGCTCAATCACTTAG TAATAGATTAAAAGGAAGAAGAATTTCCGAAATTGATGAACAGCTGACCATGGACGTGAGAGGTGAAGGTCGTCGGGGCACGGTCCACGGCAGTCAGCTGTATGTGGTCAGTGACGGGGGAAGGCTGTCCCGGCGGATAGACGAACCAATCTCAAAGCAACGACTCAGTACCCTACTGTCAGCCACACTGAAAGCAAAGGAAGAGGAGAAAAAG AATATGTTAAGGAGGCTACAGACTGTCAGCAGAGTTGTCGGCCGTGTTTGTGCGCTGCAGAAGATCGTAATGCAGCGGAA TGCCAATGACACTGTGTATCAGTCCCAGCTGAAGGATATCGGGAGTTCCCCCGTGAACGAGAAGAATACGTACGGAGCCAACAGGATAGACGTATCCTACTTCAAGGCCAACCGACAG ATGAGGATGTCACAAAGAGGTCTACAAATTTTATCCAAACCGTCAGACCAGAGGACGACCGATGACATCCGATAT gCAACCAACGCCCTCCGGAATGTGAAGTACATCGCCGAGTTTCCTCTAAGAATCCAGGAATCCTTGGCTCGGGTAGGCTACGTTGAGTGTTACGAGCCCAAGCGCTTCATAGTGAAAGAGGGCGGGGCGCCGGAAAACGCCTACATCGTTCTGTATGGCTCCA ttgttACCGCCATTTTGGATGACCACAAGTTATCAGCTACATCTATAGATGTGCTTATTAAACGAGGACAGCCATTTGGG GAAATAGGAGTATTCAAAAATCAAAGAAGAGGCGGATCAAACATTACGAATGAATACACAGAAGTTCTGAGAATTCCTGCAGAG GAATACAAGAAGATATTCATGGGCGGCGTACAAACTAACCCAGTAAACGATCCATTCCTTAT GAAATTTGGGTTTCTACGACACTGGccattaaaatgtttgaaagaGGAACCTGGAAAATACTTTGTTACATATTTTCA acgaaATGTGATTTTAACGAGAAATAGTAATAAATCGGACTGGATTTACTTAGTTAAAGAG GGATCTCTTAGGGTTCTAAAAAGACTCGAAAAGGTGAAACCCATTGTCAGCAAACGTTCCGGGGAATACACAATGACAGCGCATCCTAGTGGGTATTTTTCGTTTCTTAGTCGAACCGAGGATTTCGACCGTTACGTCAGTTACCATGACATCCGTCTTCCGTCACCCCTTCACATGGAAACAGACTACGGTGACGAATACGGTGACCCCAATTATACTCCGGGAACCCCGCGGCACAAAAAGTCGCAGTCGTTAGTGAAACGCTTGGACAGTGTTCTCCGACCACACACGACCGGAAGGATGATCATCACGCCCGGAAGTGAACGATTGACGTCTGCTGACCAATCACCAAGGTCGACAGTTAGTGATAGTCCCGCCTCAAAAAGTCCTAAG actcaAGCTTCTGAATCAAGCAGAGAAAAAACAGATTCTCCCGTTTTATCAAGTATAACAGAAGGAGAAT TAGCCACAGACGGTAAGAAGCGGATAGGATTAAAGACAATCTTCACAGATCTTGATGTTGGTGCCAAAACG ACAGAAGATCTGAGACCTCGTCAAGTGAGAATTAGTCCTATGATGGAA GAAAACGATGTGCCATTACCAGAGACGGACAAAGAAACGGAGTGGGTCCATGTTCAAACCTTGACAAAGGACCAAACGTTT GGTCTACAATATGTGATGTTTGAAAAGGAAAACAAACCACAACCAAGTTTTGTTGTCATTAGCAACGGAGCAGAGGTGGTTCAAATCAGTCGCTCCTTGTTTATTTCGAAACTTGATTTTAATGCCAGAGAGAGGCTTCGAAGCGAG GTGTCGCCATATCCGACAGACGATGAACTACAGAGCAATCTTACCACACGGGTTAACTGGGAGGCTTATAAGGACATTGTGTTACACCAGATCATCTGTGACAAAAACAAACGCAGGCCATCGTCTCAGCTCAAATTTAGACCAATAAAATTCAATCTTTCAAAACATACCTTGGCAAAGTCTGTGTACTCAtag
- the LOC105344935 gene encoding uncharacterized protein isoform X5: MIDRWKKWIIIHAPLRHIHRPRFQAISGPKRFSEGDVLEARHQQSLDAADKKSHLNKFRNVTKATIFRDTAQSLSNRLKGRRISEIDEQLTMDVRGEGRRGTVHGSQLYVVSDGGRLSRRIDEPISKQRLSTLLSATLKAKEEEKKNMLRRLQTVSRVVGRVCALQKIVMQRNANDTVYQSQLKDIGSSPVNEKNTYGANRIDVSYFKANRQMRMSQRGLQILSKPSDQRTTDDIRYATNALRNVKYIAEFPLRIQESLARVGYVECYEPKRFIVKEGGAPENAYIVLYGSIVTAILDDHKLSATSIDVLIKRGQPFGEIGVFKNQRRGGSNITNEYTEVLRIPAEEYKKIFMGGVQTNPVNDPFLMKFGFLRHWPLKCLKEEPGKYFVTYFQRNVILTRNSNKSDWIYLVKEGSLRVLKRLEKVKPIVSKRSGEYTMTAHPSGYFSFLSRTEDFDRYVSYHDIRLPSPLHMETDYGDEYGDPNYTPGTPRHKKSQSLVKRLDSVLRPHTTGRMIITPGSERLTSADQSPRSTVSDSPASKSPKTQASESSREKTDSPVLSSITEGELATDGKKRIGLKTIFTDLDVGAKTTEDLRPRQVRISPMMEENDVPLPETDKETEWVHVQTLTKDQTFGLQYVMFEKENKPQPSFVVISNGAEVVQISRSLFISKLDFNARERLRSEVSPYPTDDELQSNLTTRVNWEAYKDIVLHQIICDKNKRRPSSQLKFRPIKFNLSKHTLAKSVYS, from the exons ATGATTGACAGATGGAAAAAATGGATAATCATACATGCACCTCTCAGGCATa TCCACCGGCCCAGATTCCAAGCCATTTCCGGTCCCAAGAGGTTCTCCGAGGGCGATGTTCTGGAGGCCCGTCATCAGCAGTCGTTAGACGCGGCGGACAAGAAGAGTCATCTCAACAAGTTCAGGAATGTAACCAAAGCAACCATTTTCAG AGACACTGCTCAATCACTTAG TAATAGATTAAAAGGAAGAAGAATTTCCGAAATTGATGAACAGCTGACCATGGACGTGAGAGGTGAAGGTCGTCGGGGCACGGTCCACGGCAGTCAGCTGTATGTGGTCAGTGACGGGGGAAGGCTGTCCCGGCGGATAGACGAACCAATCTCAAAGCAACGACTCAGTACCCTACTGTCAGCCACACTGAAAGCAAAGGAAGAGGAGAAAAAG AATATGTTAAGGAGGCTACAGACTGTCAGCAGAGTTGTCGGCCGTGTTTGTGCGCTGCAGAAGATCGTAATGCAGCGGAA TGCCAATGACACTGTGTATCAGTCCCAGCTGAAGGATATCGGGAGTTCCCCCGTGAACGAGAAGAATACGTACGGAGCCAACAGGATAGACGTATCCTACTTCAAGGCCAACCGACAG ATGAGGATGTCACAAAGAGGTCTACAAATTTTATCCAAACCGTCAGACCAGAGGACGACCGATGACATCCGATAT gCAACCAACGCCCTCCGGAATGTGAAGTACATCGCCGAGTTTCCTCTAAGAATCCAGGAATCCTTGGCTCGGGTAGGCTACGTTGAGTGTTACGAGCCCAAGCGCTTCATAGTGAAAGAGGGCGGGGCGCCGGAAAACGCCTACATCGTTCTGTATGGCTCCA ttgttACCGCCATTTTGGATGACCACAAGTTATCAGCTACATCTATAGATGTGCTTATTAAACGAGGACAGCCATTTGGG GAAATAGGAGTATTCAAAAATCAAAGAAGAGGCGGATCAAACATTACGAATGAATACACAGAAGTTCTGAGAATTCCTGCAGAG GAATACAAGAAGATATTCATGGGCGGCGTACAAACTAACCCAGTAAACGATCCATTCCTTAT GAAATTTGGGTTTCTACGACACTGGccattaaaatgtttgaaagaGGAACCTGGAAAATACTTTGTTACATATTTTCA acgaaATGTGATTTTAACGAGAAATAGTAATAAATCGGACTGGATTTACTTAGTTAAAGAG GGATCTCTTAGGGTTCTAAAAAGACTCGAAAAGGTGAAACCCATTGTCAGCAAACGTTCCGGGGAATACACAATGACAGCGCATCCTAGTGGGTATTTTTCGTTTCTTAGTCGAACCGAGGATTTCGACCGTTACGTCAGTTACCATGACATCCGTCTTCCGTCACCCCTTCACATGGAAACAGACTACGGTGACGAATACGGTGACCCCAATTATACTCCGGGAACCCCGCGGCACAAAAAGTCGCAGTCGTTAGTGAAACGCTTGGACAGTGTTCTCCGACCACACACGACCGGAAGGATGATCATCACGCCCGGAAGTGAACGATTGACGTCTGCTGACCAATCACCAAGGTCGACAGTTAGTGATAGTCCCGCCTCAAAAAGTCCTAAG actcaAGCTTCTGAATCAAGCAGAGAAAAAACAGATTCTCCCGTTTTATCAAGTATAACAGAAGGAGAAT TAGCCACAGACGGTAAGAAGCGGATAGGATTAAAGACAATCTTCACAGATCTTGATGTTGGTGCCAAAACG ACAGAAGATCTGAGACCTCGTCAAGTGAGAATTAGTCCTATGATGGAA GAAAACGATGTGCCATTACCAGAGACGGACAAAGAAACGGAGTGGGTCCATGTTCAAACCTTGACAAAGGACCAAACGTTT GGTCTACAATATGTGATGTTTGAAAAGGAAAACAAACCACAACCAAGTTTTGTTGTCATTAGCAACGGAGCAGAGGTGGTTCAAATCAGTCGCTCCTTGTTTATTTCGAAACTTGATTTTAATGCCAGAGAGAGGCTTCGAAGCGAG GTGTCGCCATATCCGACAGACGATGAACTACAGAGCAATCTTACCACACGGGTTAACTGGGAGGCTTATAAGGACATTGTGTTACACCAGATCATCTGTGACAAAAACAAACGCAGGCCATCGTCTCAGCTCAAATTTAGACCAATAAAATTCAATCTTTCAAAACATACCTTGGCAAAGTCTGTGTACTCAtag